One genomic region from Magallana gigas chromosome 3, xbMagGiga1.1, whole genome shotgun sequence encodes:
- the LOC136273904 gene encoding histone H3, with product MARTKQTARKSTGGKAPRKQLATKAARKSAPATGGVKKPHRYRPGTVALREIRRYQKSTELLIRKLPFQRLVREIAQDFKTDLRFQSSAVMALQEASEAYLVGLFEDTNLCAIHAKRVTIMPKDIQLARRIRGERA from the coding sequence ATGGCTCGTACAAAGCAGACTGCAAGAAAATCTACCGGAGGAAAGGCTCCACGTAAACAACTGGCTACCAAGGCCGCCCGTAAGAGCGCCCCAGCCACTGGTGGAGTCAAGAAACCCCACAGATACAGGCCCGGAACCGTCGCTCTCCGTGAGATCAGGAGATACCAGAAAAGCACAGAGTTGCTCATCAGGAAATTGCCCTTCCAGCGTCTGGTCCGTGAGATTGCTCAGGACTTCAAGACTGATCTGCGATTCCAGAGCTCCGCCGTCATGGCTCTCCAGGAAGCCAGCGAAGCTTACCTTGTTGGACTCTTTGAGGACACCAACTTGTGCGCTATCCACGCCAAGAGAGTCACCATCATGCCCAAAGACATCCAGCTTGCCAGACGTATCCGTGGCGAGAGAGCTTAA
- the LOC136273921 gene encoding histone H4, translating into MSGRGKGGKGLGKGGAKRHRKVLRDNIQGITKPAIRRLARRGGVKRISGLIYEETRGVLKVFLENVIRDAVTYTEHAKRKTVTAMDVVYALKRQGRTLYGFGG; encoded by the coding sequence ATGTCTGGACGTGGTAAAGGAGGAAAAGGACTTGGAAAGGGGGGCGCCAAGCGTCACAGGAAAGTCTTGAGAGATAACATCCAGGGTATCACCAAGCCCGCCATCCGTCGTCTTGCACGCAGAGGTGGAGTCAAACGTATCTCCGGACTCATCTACGAGGAGACCCGTGGTGTCCTGAAGGTGTTCCTTGAGAACGTCATCCGTGACGCAGTCACATACACAGAGCACGCCAAGAGGAAGACCGTCACAGCCATGGACGTTGTCTACGCTCTGAAGAGACAGGGACGTACCCTCTACGGATTCGGTGGTTAG